AAGCGCCCCGAGCGCTCCGCGCGAGGGCCGTGTCTGGGGTGGGGGTGTCGGGGGCGAAGCCCCCGACGTTGAACGCGTAGCGTGCGATCGCGCGGTCGGTCATGCCGGCGAAGGAGAAGCCGTCGAAGACGTTGGGGACGCCATGGATCCGCGCGGCCTCCGCCATCGCGCGGCGGCCGGCGCCGCCGGTGCTCACGAGGGTGCCGTCGAGATCGAAGAGGAGGACCGTGGGCCTCTGCTGCATCGGGGTCGCTTACGGTAGCATCGCTCGTCATGCCTTACCTCTTCGAGACCGAAGAGCACGCGCTCCTCCGCGAAAACGCGCGCCGGTTCGCGGCGAAGCACATCGAGCCCCACGCGCACGCCTGGGAAGAGGCGAACGAGTTCCCGCGCGAGCTCTACCGCGCCGCGGCGGAGGCGGGGATGCTCGGGATCTCGTACCCCGAGAGCGCCGGGGGCAGCGGCGGCGACGTCGGGCACGCGCTCGCGGCGTCGGAGGAGATGGTCCTCGCCGGGAAGTCGGTCGGCACCACCGTCGGGCTCGGGAGCCACGCGATCGCGCTCCCGCCCATCGTGCGCCACGGCACCGAGGAGCAGAAGGCTCGGTTCGTCGCGCCGGTCCTGCGCGGCGAGAAGGTGAGCGCCCTCGCGATCAGCGAGCCCGACGCCGGGAGCGACGTCGCGCGGATCAAGACGAAGGCGGTGCGGGACGGCGACCACTACGTCGTCCGCGGCAGCAAGACGTTCATCACCTCCGGGTGCCGCGCCGACCTCGTCACCGCCGCCGTGCGCACCGGCGGCGAAGGGCACGGCGGGATCTCGCTCCTCGTCATCGAGCGCGGGACGCCGGGGTTCACGGTGAGCAAGAAGCTCGCGAAGACGGGGTGGTGGGCGAGCGACACCGCGGAGCTCGCCTTCGACGACTGCCGCGTCCCGGCCGCGAACCTCATCGGCGAGGAGGACCAGGGGTTCTTCGCGATCATGGTCAACTTCGCGAACGAGCGGCTCTACCTCGCGGGGCAGTGCGTCGCGATCGCGGAGCTCGCGTACCGCGAGTCGGTCGCGTACGCGCGCACGCGCACCGCGTTCGGCAAGACGCTGATGGGCCACCAGGTGACGCGCCACAAGCTGGCCGACATGGCGACGCGCATCGCCGCCGCCCGCGCGCTCGTCGGCGAGTGCGCGACGCGCGTGATGCGAGGGGAGCAGGTGCCGGCGCTCTGCGCGATGACGAAGAACGCCGCGACGGACATGTGCTCCTTCGTCGTCGACCACGCGGTGCAGATCCACGGCGGCGCCGGCTACATGCGCGAGACCGTGGTCGAGCGCCTCTACCGCGACGCGCGGCTCTACCCGATCGGCGGCGGCACGCGCGAGATCATGAACGAGATCATCGCGAAGACCGAGGGGTACTGAGCTTATTGAATCGCGCTCGCCTGGAGCTCGGCGGCCTTCGACGGGTCGGGGTCGTGCGCGCCGATCATGTGCAGGAGCGACGGGAGGAAGAAGAGCGCGACGACGAGGCACGTGAGCTCGCCCGCGATCGCGAGGTGGCCGAACGAGCGGAGCGCCTGGTTGTCCGCGAAGAGGAGCGAGGCGTAGCCGACGGTGGTGGTGTAGCTGCAGAGCGTGACCGCGCCGAGGTGGAGCTTCAACGCGCGCGTGACGTCCTGGCCGAGCAAGCGTGAGCGATCGAAGATGTTGAACGGATACTCGGAGCCGATGCCGAACGTGATCGGCAGCGCGATGAAGTTCAGGAAGTTGAGGTGCGCGCCGCGCCACGCCGCGCCGCCGAGCATCCAGACCACGCCGATGATCAGCGAGACGAGCACGGAGACCGCGCCCTTGATCGACGACGTCGCGACGACGACGACGACGCACACCGCGGCGAACGCGACGAACGTCGCGAGCGGACCGTCGCGCTCGAGCGAGCGGATCATCTCCGCGAACACGGTCGCGCGGCTCGCGGTGTCGACGCGGGTGCCGTCGGGGAGGACGATGCCCTCGAGCGCCGCCGCCATGCGGAGGAGGTTGTGGCCGTCGTTGCGGGAGACGCCCTCCTTGTAACGGATGTAGAGGACCGTGCCGACGGTGCCGTTGCGCTCGGAGAAGCGGCTCTTGAGGAGCCGCGGGAGGTCCTCCGGGTGGAGGACCTTCAGCGTCTCCGGCGGGATCATCTTCGTGATCTTCTGCTGCTCCTCCTCCGTGAGGCGCGCGAGGACGCGCGGGGTGAGGCGCTCGCGGATCCGCTCGAGGACCTCGAGCTTCTTCGTCTGGAGGTCGACCGCGCCGGGGAGGAAATCGTCGATCGTGGTGATGTCGTCGATGAGCGCGCCCTCTCGATCGAGGCGGTCCTTGTCGAGGATGCGCGCCTTCACGAGCGGGGCCTGCTCGATCTTGTCGACGAGGACGAGCGAGCCGTCGAGCTTCGTGCCCTTGCCGAAGATCAGGTCGACCGCGGTCGTCACCTGGAACGCGCCGCCCTTGCGCGCGACCTGCGAGCCGAGCTTGTCGAAGTCGTACTCCCACGGGTCCTTGAGGAAGGTGGGGAGCTTGAACGCGGCGACGAGCGTGATCGCGGTCGCGACGCCGACGAAGACGCGCGGATACTTGGCGGTGAGGTCGCCGACCCAGCTCGCGATCGGGCCGCGGCTCTCGTCTTCGCCGAGCACGGCCGGCTTCTCGCGGAGGAACGCCGGCATGCGCGCCTGGAGGCGCTCGACGAGGACGACGAGCGCGGGGAGGCAGGGGATCATCGAGATCCACACGAGCAGCATGCCGACGAAGCCGATGACGCCGAACTGGCTGAAGCCGCGGAAGCGCGTCACCGTGAGCGAGCCGTACGCGATGCTCGCGACCGCGGAGCCGACGAGCTCGGCGCGGAAGGCGTTCCAGACCGCCTCGCGCCGCGCGAAGTCCGGCTCCATCCCGCGCGCGCGGAACTCCTTGTAGCGGGAGTAGAGGACGATCGGGTAGTTGACGCCGTTGCCGAGGATGATCGCGCCGAGGAAGGCGCCCGACGAGTTGACGTACCCGTACTGGTAGGTCGCGAACGCGTACGCGCAGCCGACGCCGAAGAGGGGCGGGAAGCCGACGAGGATGAGCGCCCACGGCGAGCCGTAGAACCAGATGACGCCGCCGAGGATGAGGACCGCCGCGATGACGGTGCCGATGAGGGCCTCCTGCACGAGCGAGTCCTTCTCCGCCTTCGCGTTCGGGATGTCGCCGCCGTAGCCGATCTTCATCTCGGGGTGGAAGCTCGCCGGCTTCAGGTTGGAGATGAGCTCCTGGAGCTGATCGATGATCCTCTCGTCGTTCGTCCCGCCCATGCCGGACGCGGTCGTGAAGATGCGCATCGCGAGCTGGGTGCCGGCCGGGTTCGCGAAGTAGCCGGTCGGGAACTCGTCGCGCTCCTTCACCTTCTTCTCGAAGCGCTCCTCGAACTCGTCCATGCCGAGGGCGTGCTCGGCGGTGGCGTCCGAGTCGCCTTCGAGGTCCTCGACCATGCCGCTCTTGATCGCGATCTGGCGATCGAGCTTGTTGTCCGCCTCCTCGAGGTCTTCGAGCGACGCGTAGAGCCACTTGTTGTCCTCGAAGAAGGCGCGCGTGTCCTTCGTGCCGCTCTCGATCGAGGAGATGGAGCTCCGCAGCTCGCTCTTGTCGATCGCGGCGTGGAGCTCGTCGACGAAGCGCTCGTTCGCGGCGCGCTCGGGCGACTCGACGAGGACGAAGATGGTCGCCCCCCCGCCGACGCGCTCGAGCCGGCGCTCGAACGCCATGAAGCCGGGGCTGTCGCGCGGGAGGAGCTCCATCACGTCGGAGCGGATCTGCAGCCGCGACGCGTACCACCACGACGCGATCATCAGGAGGAGCGCGCCTCCTACGACCAGGAACGGACGGCGGTTGCCTAGATTGACGAGCGCGTCGACGAGCTTCCGGAGGCTCACGGCACCACTGCTACGACGGCGGCCGCGTAGACGCCAGCGGCTATGTCGTCGAGGATGATCCCCCAGCCCCCCGGCAGGCGCTCGGCCCGTCGCGCCGGGAACGGCTTCGTGACGTCGAACAGGCGGAAGAGCCCGACCGCGAGGACGATCCCGAGCGTCGAGCGGGCGGCCGCGAGCGCGATCATGACCCCGGCCACCTCGTCGATCACGACGATCTGCGGGTCCTTCGTCTCGGTGCTCTCCGCCACGACGCCGGCCGCCCAGACCCCGACCGCGGTGAGCACCGCCGCGGTGGCGAGGACCGCCGCCGTCCCGCCCTCGCGGACGAGGAAATAGAGGGGCAGCGCGCCGAAGGTGCCGACCGTGCCGGGAGCGATCGGGACGCGGCCGCACCCGAACCACGTCGCGAGGACGAACGCGATGCGCTTCTTCACGCGGTCTCGGGCTCCGCCGCCGGTCCCGCCGCGCGCGCGTCGCGGGGCACGGCCTTCCCCACCGCCCACGCCGCGCCGACGGCGAAGGCGCTGCCGAGGAGGGCGTCGAGGAGCCAGTGGTGATCGAGGTAGATCGCGGAGAAGACCATGAGGAGGTAGTAGGCGACGACGGCGACGCGGAGGCCGCGCCCGAACGCGCGCCAGCCGACGATCGCGATGAGGAGCGGGTAGGCGCAGTGGAGGGACGGGAGCGCGCCGAAGACGCTGCTCGCCTTCGAGTACATGCCGTGGAAGTAGTGGACGCCGAGCAGGGCGTCGACCCGCGCGAGGACGGGGCCTTCGCTCGCGCGGGTGGCGAGGTCGACCGCGCAGCCGTGGGCGTGGAAGTACCACGGCGGGGCGGCGGGGAGGGCGTGGTACGTCGCGAACGCGGCGAGGTTCATGAGGAGGAACGCCCAGCCGAAGCGGCGCATCGCGGGGCGGTCCTTCACGTAGAGGTACACGTTGAGCGCGGCGCACCACATGATGAACGTGCCGTAGGGGACCGCGCAGAGGACGTCGAGGGCGGGGTGGTGGTGCTCGCGGAACCAGTCGTGCACGGTGAAGCGCTCGCCGCCCGACCCCCAGCCGAAGAGCCGCGACTCGACCGCGCGGAGGTCGCAGAGCAGCACGCGCGCCTCGCTGAGCCCGACCTTCTGGAAGGGCCGCATCGCGTCGAAGA
This region of Labilithrix sp. genomic DNA includes:
- a CDS encoding acyl-CoA dehydrogenase family protein encodes the protein MPYLFETEEHALLRENARRFAAKHIEPHAHAWEEANEFPRELYRAAAEAGMLGISYPESAGGSGGDVGHALAASEEMVLAGKSVGTTVGLGSHAIALPPIVRHGTEEQKARFVAPVLRGEKVSALAISEPDAGSDVARIKTKAVRDGDHYVVRGSKTFITSGCRADLVTAAVRTGGEGHGGISLLVIERGTPGFTVSKKLAKTGWWASDTAELAFDDCRVPAANLIGEEDQGFFAIMVNFANERLYLAGQCVAIAELAYRESVAYARTRTAFGKTLMGHQVTRHKLADMATRIAAARALVGECATRVMRGEQVPALCAMTKNAATDMCSFVVDHAVQIHGGAGYMRETVVERLYRDARLYPIGGGTREIMNEIIAKTEGY
- a CDS encoding MMPL family transporter, producing the protein MSLRKLVDALVNLGNRRPFLVVGGALLLMIASWWYASRLQIRSDVMELLPRDSPGFMAFERRLERVGGGATIFVLVESPERAANERFVDELHAAIDKSELRSSISSIESGTKDTRAFFEDNKWLYASLEDLEEADNKLDRQIAIKSGMVEDLEGDSDATAEHALGMDEFEERFEKKVKERDEFPTGYFANPAGTQLAMRIFTTASGMGGTNDERIIDQLQELISNLKPASFHPEMKIGYGGDIPNAKAEKDSLVQEALIGTVIAAVLILGGVIWFYGSPWALILVGFPPLFGVGCAYAFATYQYGYVNSSGAFLGAIILGNGVNYPIVLYSRYKEFRARGMEPDFARREAVWNAFRAELVGSAVASIAYGSLTVTRFRGFSQFGVIGFVGMLLVWISMIPCLPALVVLVERLQARMPAFLREKPAVLGEDESRGPIASWVGDLTAKYPRVFVGVATAITLVAAFKLPTFLKDPWEYDFDKLGSQVARKGGAFQVTTAVDLIFGKGTKLDGSLVLVDKIEQAPLVKARILDKDRLDREGALIDDITTIDDFLPGAVDLQTKKLEVLERIRERLTPRVLARLTEEEQQKITKMIPPETLKVLHPEDLPRLLKSRFSERNGTVGTVLYIRYKEGVSRNDGHNLLRMAAALEGIVLPDGTRVDTASRATVFAEMIRSLERDGPLATFVAFAAVCVVVVVATSSIKGAVSVLVSLIIGVVWMLGGAAWRGAHLNFLNFIALPITFGIGSEYPFNIFDRSRLLGQDVTRALKLHLGAVTLCSYTTTVGYASLLFADNQALRSFGHLAIAGELTCLVVALFFLPSLLHMIGAHDPDPSKAAELQASAIQ
- a CDS encoding phosphatidylglycerophosphatase A, which encodes MKKRIAFVLATWFGCGRVPIAPGTVGTFGALPLYFLVREGGTAAVLATAAVLTAVGVWAAGVVAESTETKDPQIVVIDEVAGVMIALAAARSTLGIVLAVGLFRLFDVTKPFPARRAERLPGGWGIILDDIAAGVYAAAVVAVVP
- a CDS encoding inositol phosphorylceramide synthase is translated as MTSPVVRRTALLLAPFAVYAVYCAARRDLRVEHLAPFVVIVGLSAIGPRARELVGALMPFALVGTVFDAMRPFQKVGLSEARVLLCDLRAVESRLFGWGSGGERFTVHDWFREHHHPALDVLCAVPYGTFIMWCAALNVYLYVKDRPAMRRFGWAFLLMNLAAFATYHALPAAPPWYFHAHGCAVDLATRASEGPVLARVDALLGVHYFHGMYSKASSVFGALPSLHCAYPLLIAIVGWRAFGRGLRVAVVAYYLLMVFSAIYLDHHWLLDALLGSAFAVGAAWAVGKAVPRDARAAGPAAEPETA